From one Lotus japonicus ecotype B-129 chromosome 3, LjGifu_v1.2 genomic stretch:
- the LOC130746052 gene encoding NAD(P)H-quinone oxidoreductase subunit S, chloroplastic — protein MSSFTALHSLHGSLLRSQFLGQDSLTHLNPRSKIHIKPSHKFVQPCAKFNLVQIMGGRGLCNGEEGLEQELKRQVGADEKPLPPAASDKEQEDSGGSTTQVAEDGFEKELMGLTGGFPGGEKGLRKFIEENPPPKPGAGSKSLNLTSSVKPKAPELPMLLPGMIAIVKNPNNPFYMYCGIVQRITDGKAGVLFEGGNWDKLITFRLDELERREKGPPMKNPKSCVLEPLLEKKS, from the coding sequence ATGTCTTCTTTTACTGCTCTTCATAGCCTACATGGTTCTCTTCTTCGATCCCAGTTCCTAGGCCAAGACAGCCTCACTCATCTCAACCCTCGCAGCAAGATTCACATCAAACCATCCCACAAATTTGTACAACCATGTGCCAAATTCAACTTGGTGCAAATCATGGGAGGCAGAGGACTCTGCAACGGAGAAGAAGGCCTCGAACAAGAGTTGAAGAGGCAAGTTGGTGCTGATGAGAAGCCACTTCCACCAGCAGCAAGTGACAAAGAGCAAGAAGACTCAGGTGGCTCAACAACACAGGTTGCAGAAGATGGTTTTGAGAAGGAACTGATGGGGTTAACTGGGGGGTTTCCAGGGGGTGAGAAAGGATTGAGAAAATTCATTGAGGAAAATCCACCACCTAAACCAGGAGCAGGAAGCAAAAGCTTGAACCTTACATCCTCAGTGAAGCCAAAAGCACCAGAACTTCCTATGTTGCTTCCAGGAATGATTGCCATTGTGAAGAACCCAAACAACCCTTTTTACATGTACTGTGGTATAGTGCAAAGAATCACTGATGGCAAAGCAGGTGTTCTCTTTGAAGGTGGGAACTGGGATAAGTTGATCACGTTCAGGTTGGATGAACTGGAGCGCAGAGAAAAAGGGCCTCCCATGAAGAATCCTAAGTCCTGTGTGCTTGAGCCATTGCTTGAGAAGAAGTCATAG
- the LOC130742689 gene encoding BON1-associated protein 2-like, which translates to MEITKPRTLELTILSAEDLRVDRKPATRDVFVVVQAESTHATAVSGDEYGGGFHSWNQKFSVNLNMNTKFITFEVNCKTRSGSVKDIGVVRIPVSDFLGGLVPDTFLRFLSYRLKDRYGNPNGIINFSVRAVSPGGKSGGGGSTAVDKVDGFSVPAAAADKIGGGSCGGSQVPAGGVVTGIPVSWNHAKNV; encoded by the coding sequence ATGGAGATCACCAAACCAAGGACCCTAGAGCTCACGATTTTATCAGCGGAGGATCTCCGCGTCGACCGAAAGCCGGCGACGCGGGACGTCTTCGTGGTGGTTCAAGCGGAATCCACCCACGCCACGGCAGTAAGCGGCGACGAATACGGCGGAGGATTCCACTCATGGAACCAGAAATTCTCCGTGAATTTGAACATGAACACGAAGTTCATCACGTTCGAGGTGAACTGCAAAACGAGATCTGGATCGGTGAAGGACATTGGTGTGGTGAGGATTCCGGTTTCGGATTTTCTTGGAGGTTTGGTTCCTGACACGTTCTTGCGGTTTTTGAGTTACAGGTTGAAGGATCGGTATGGGAATCCCAACGGGATCATCAATTTCTCCGTCAGGGCGGTGTCGCCTGGTGgaaagagtggtggtggtggttcgaCGGCTGTGGACAAGGTTGATGGTTTTTCGGTGCCGGCGGCGGCGGCTGATAAGATTGGCGGTGGTTCTTGTGGTGGTTCTCAGGTTCCGGCGGGTGGAGTGGTTACCGGCATTCCCGTTTCGTGGAATCACGCTAAAAACGTTTGA